A region from the Aquimarina sp. ERC-38 genome encodes:
- a CDS encoding DUF3995 domain-containing protein — MTTTLLSIFLSIIFMVLGLIHFYWLFGGKWGLDKVIPTKDDQTNPSPIPALATLVVALVLVSFGLFYFVKSGLTTIDLPNWVANYGYWIIPFIFLIRAIGDFRYVGLFKK; from the coding sequence ATGACAACAACGCTATTATCCATATTTTTGTCCATTATTTTTATGGTATTAGGGCTTATTCATTTTTATTGGCTTTTTGGCGGAAAATGGGGATTGGATAAGGTTATTCCGACCAAAGATGATCAGACAAATCCATCTCCTATACCAGCATTGGCAACTTTGGTGGTAGCTCTTGTTTTAGTATCTTTCGGATTGTTCTACTTTGTAAAATCCGGACTTACCACTATTGATCTCCCGAACTGGGTAGCAAATTATGGGTATTGGATCATTCCATTTATTTTTTTGATAAGAGCGATTGGGGATTTTAGATATGTGGGATTGTTTAAAAAATAA
- a CDS encoding DUF6265 family protein, producing MRNIITILIGILIISCNNHKKDNIKSEKQQVEIKQVEKQQETTNFDWLVGKWKRLNDDEGKETFENWTKNSKTEYTGIGFTMQNKDTIKQERIRFINSKGKWNLFVKVPEEKESIIFEMTEHNESQFICVNNEIDFPNKIKYWKSGDNIKAIVSNSEIEIPFEFEKIGEL from the coding sequence ATGAGAAACATAATCACTATTCTAATCGGAATTTTAATTATTTCCTGTAATAATCACAAAAAAGACAACATAAAATCTGAAAAGCAACAGGTAGAAATTAAACAAGTAGAAAAGCAGCAAGAAACCACCAATTTTGATTGGCTTGTAGGAAAATGGAAAAGATTAAATGATGATGAAGGAAAAGAAACATTTGAAAACTGGACGAAAAATAGTAAAACTGAATATACCGGGATTGGATTTACCATGCAGAATAAAGATACCATAAAACAAGAAAGGATAAGGTTCATAAATAGCAAGGGAAAATGGAACTTATTTGTAAAAGTTCCTGAAGAAAAAGAAAGTATTATTTTTGAAATGACAGAACATAACGAAAGCCAATTTATCTGTGTAAATAACGAAATTGACTTTCCTAATAAAATTAAATACTGGAAAAGCGGAGACAACATAAAGGCAATAGTTTCAAATTCAGAAATCGAAATTCCGTTTGAATTTGAAAAAATTGGTGAGTTATAA
- a CDS encoding GNAT family N-acetyltransferase, translating to MIIRKIADNEIEFLKEMLYEAIFVEDGQPQLPKSIIKKPNLAKYITDFGLKKTDVCLVAIENKTLVGACWGRLFNEKDKGYGFINSKTPELSIAVKVSYRNKGIGTKLIEEIIKLYQELNIKSISLSVDKRNPAFRLYSKLGFEVKVETDKSLIMQREL from the coding sequence TTGATCATTCGCAAAATAGCAGATAATGAGATCGAATTTTTAAAGGAGATGCTTTACGAAGCCATATTTGTAGAAGACGGACAACCGCAATTACCTAAGTCTATCATTAAAAAACCCAATTTAGCAAAATATATTACTGATTTTGGTTTGAAAAAGACCGATGTGTGTTTAGTTGCTATTGAAAACAAAACTTTGGTAGGAGCTTGTTGGGGCAGACTTTTTAACGAAAAAGATAAAGGTTACGGATTTATAAATTCCAAAACGCCTGAACTAAGTATTGCAGTAAAAGTATCTTACCGAAACAAAGGAATTGGAACCAAACTGATTGAAGAAATAATCAAATTATACCAAGAATTGAACATAAAATCAATCTCATTAAGCGTTGATAAAAGAAATCCGGCATTTAGACTTTATAGCAAATTAGGGTTTGAAGTGAAAGTTGAAACGGATAAATCCCTTATTATGCAAAGAGAATTATGA